The following coding sequences are from one Fimbriimonadaceae bacterium window:
- a CDS encoding MOSC domain-containing protein produces the protein MPTVASVHLYPVKGMRGIDLAESVVGPRGLEGDRRWMLVGEDGRFISQRSHPRLCLFRTELRDGRLSLRAPDGAGMEVPTPEGGPLDVTVWEDTCRATHVSREVDAWLTGHLGLPVRLVYMPDETVRPCSRQYTQPGDHVGFADAFPVLVASTSSLDDLNSRLDQPLPMNRFRPNIVVAGVAPFEEDTWPGFELGGVRFRAAKRCGRCAVTTTDQDTAEVGVEPLRTLAGYRHEGRAVYFGNYFVPEGSGRLAVGQTLDVRQAG, from the coding sequence CCTCGGTCCACCTCTATCCGGTCAAGGGTATGCGGGGCATCGACCTCGCCGAGTCGGTCGTCGGGCCACGAGGGTTGGAGGGGGACCGCCGGTGGATGCTTGTCGGTGAGGACGGGCGGTTCATCAGCCAGCGCTCCCACCCGCGGTTGTGCCTTTTCCGTACGGAGCTGCGCGACGGCAGGCTCTCCCTACGGGCCCCGGACGGAGCCGGCATGGAGGTGCCCACGCCGGAGGGGGGACCGCTTGACGTCACCGTCTGGGAGGACACGTGCCGGGCCACCCATGTCTCAAGAGAGGTCGACGCCTGGCTGACGGGGCACCTGGGCCTGCCGGTCCGCCTTGTCTACATGCCCGACGAGACGGTCAGGCCCTGCTCGCGGCAATACACACAGCCAGGCGACCATGTCGGCTTTGCCGACGCGTTCCCCGTGCTCGTCGCGTCGACGAGTTCACTGGACGACTTGAACTCCCGTCTCGACCAGCCCCTGCCGATGAACCGCTTCCGCCCGAACATCGTCGTCGCCGGGGTCGCGCCGTTCGAAGAGGACACCTGGCCCGGCTTTGAACTGGGCGGCGTCCGGTTCAGGGCGGCCAAGCGGTGCGGACGGTGCGCGGTCACCACGACCGACCAAGACACCGCCGAGGTCGGGGTCGAGCCGCTCCGGACTCTCGCGGGGTATCGCCACGAGGGGCGGGCCGTCTACTTCGGCAACTACTTCGTCCCTGAAGGTTCGGGACGACTCGCCGTCGGCCAGACCCTCGACGTCCGCCAGGCGGGGTGA
- a CDS encoding DUF1080 domain-containing protein, whose translation MLAALTLAAVLTTGAADHDPFGVPYRPRDIWVFRSVLDQHPRMITVALHKDVWVAYDTTKCNLYQAWTGGVKFDGSVYTTVHGPQPTSEGAPYVRNDVEGETWQLTQGGKAVATKPVYRGYKFVEGQVNIQFDLQSSAGVVHVTEIPEFFSAGAGKVGLERKFVTSGVPAGATLAVTGTHLVDTEVNVLGGSRTTVLKGSASNIDVKANGRTTVRYSFVLPKAAPLPTPKPLQDKSDQREPGLGLRVYFVDDDMSHVPTLVAGQTGNVNKIIPNVDLTTKEAFGGLETRFLTHVTGYLNVSQAGRYTFRLDSNDGSRLSLDGKIVLEHDGFMEMGKPGDAAVDLGAGEHSLFIEHFQEFGPFGLRLLWKKPGDKDFTVVPPSVFTTGKGEVRVVAPGKKRVMMAGSRRVPGDMRPLDKVHPSFDLSQARPESFKPKVGGIDFMPNGDMVVCCWEPDGGVYRVSNYTSKDPSQIKVKRIGGGMAEPLGIKVVDGKVYVLQKQELTELVDNDGDGVTDEYRCVANGWQVSNNFHEFSFGLPYDDKEKVFYASLAIAIDPGGKSAMQQLPNRGSVMKIHLDGTYEYIANGLRTPNGLWLTPDGKLFIADNQGDWVPANKIVQIEPGAWYGNRSVDPQGTEGRVAHPPVAWLPENEIANSPSNVVPLDYGPYKGQWAFGDVTYGGLTRLFMESVGGQLQGGVVRFVAGLEAGVNRTAVGPDGALYVGGVGSSGNWGEENKLWYGLQRLVYNGKPTYEILRASAMTNGFELEFTEPVARGVGDTPGYFPTRQWTYVATSEYGGPNIDETSFLPRSVTWSGDRKSVFLEYDGLKEGYVVDIRVHPSVLSASGQSLWSTEMFYTLNKIPAGKVGKVVYGRPQPANVLSRDEQREGFQLLFDGRSLEQWRGYRRADVPRAWFIEDGGITVDSSKGDGGDLVTKETYGDFELRFEWKVPAPGTNSGVIYRCTEDQDYSFKTGLEYQVLDNEKHLDGRNPLTSAGACYGLYAPSGDYTRPVGEWNEAKIVCKGGKVEHWLNGRMVLSYDLDSPDFAEKLAASKFKGLPGFARAGFGHIALQDHGDKAMFRNLRIKKLADK comes from the coding sequence ATGCTGGCTGCGTTGACCTTGGCGGCGGTGTTGACAACCGGCGCCGCCGACCACGACCCGTTCGGTGTGCCGTACCGCCCCCGAGACATCTGGGTGTTCCGGTCAGTCCTCGACCAACACCCGCGCATGATCACGGTCGCCCTCCACAAGGACGTCTGGGTCGCCTACGACACCACCAAGTGCAACCTCTACCAGGCGTGGACGGGAGGGGTGAAGTTCGACGGTTCGGTCTACACCACCGTCCACGGGCCGCAACCCACCAGCGAGGGCGCCCCCTATGTGCGCAACGACGTGGAGGGCGAGACATGGCAGCTCACCCAGGGGGGCAAGGCCGTCGCGACCAAGCCGGTCTACCGGGGATACAAGTTTGTCGAGGGTCAGGTCAACATCCAGTTCGACTTGCAGTCTTCGGCCGGGGTCGTGCACGTCACCGAGATCCCCGAGTTCTTCTCCGCCGGGGCCGGCAAGGTCGGATTGGAGCGCAAGTTCGTCACGTCCGGCGTCCCTGCCGGGGCGACCCTCGCCGTCACCGGCACCCACCTTGTCGACACCGAGGTCAACGTGCTGGGCGGAAGCCGCACGACGGTGCTCAAAGGGTCGGCGTCAAACATCGACGTCAAGGCCAACGGCCGCACCACCGTCCGCTACTCCTTTGTGCTTCCCAAGGCCGCGCCCCTGCCTACCCCCAAGCCTCTCCAAGACAAGAGCGACCAGCGGGAGCCTGGGCTCGGCCTGCGCGTCTACTTTGTCGACGACGACATGAGCCACGTGCCCACCCTGGTCGCGGGGCAGACCGGCAACGTCAACAAGATCATCCCCAACGTCGACCTCACGACCAAGGAAGCGTTCGGTGGCCTGGAGACCCGGTTCCTGACCCACGTCACCGGTTACCTGAATGTCAGCCAGGCCGGCCGTTACACGTTCCGCCTCGACAGCAACGACGGCTCTCGGCTCTCCCTAGACGGCAAGATCGTCCTGGAGCACGACGGGTTCATGGAAATGGGCAAGCCGGGCGACGCCGCCGTTGACCTCGGGGCCGGTGAACACAGCCTCTTCATCGAGCACTTCCAGGAGTTCGGCCCGTTCGGCCTGCGGCTCCTATGGAAGAAGCCGGGCGACAAGGATTTCACCGTCGTCCCCCCGAGCGTGTTCACGACCGGCAAGGGCGAGGTCCGGGTCGTCGCCCCCGGCAAGAAAAGGGTCATGATGGCGGGCTCCCGCCGCGTGCCCGGCGACATGCGGCCCCTCGACAAAGTCCACCCGTCCTTCGACTTGTCGCAGGCCCGGCCCGAAAGTTTCAAGCCCAAGGTCGGCGGCATCGACTTCATGCCGAACGGCGACATGGTGGTCTGCTGTTGGGAGCCGGACGGCGGCGTGTACCGGGTGTCCAATTACACGAGCAAAGACCCGTCGCAGATCAAGGTCAAGCGGATCGGCGGCGGCATGGCCGAGCCGCTCGGCATCAAGGTCGTGGACGGCAAGGTCTATGTCCTCCAGAAGCAGGAACTGACCGAACTTGTCGACAACGACGGCGACGGGGTGACCGACGAGTACCGGTGCGTCGCCAACGGTTGGCAGGTGTCGAACAACTTCCATGAGTTCTCCTTCGGCCTCCCCTACGACGACAAGGAGAAGGTGTTTTACGCCTCGTTGGCCATCGCCATCGACCCGGGCGGAAAGTCGGCGATGCAACAGCTCCCGAACCGTGGGTCGGTGATGAAAATCCACCTCGACGGCACATACGAGTACATCGCCAACGGGCTCCGGACGCCGAACGGCCTGTGGCTGACCCCTGACGGCAAGCTCTTCATCGCCGACAACCAGGGTGACTGGGTGCCCGCCAACAAGATCGTCCAGATCGAACCCGGCGCCTGGTACGGCAACCGGTCCGTCGACCCCCAAGGCACCGAGGGGCGCGTCGCCCACCCGCCTGTCGCGTGGTTGCCCGAGAACGAGATCGCCAACTCGCCAAGCAACGTCGTGCCGCTCGACTACGGCCCTTACAAGGGCCAGTGGGCGTTCGGCGACGTCACCTACGGCGGGCTGACCCGCCTCTTCATGGAGTCGGTGGGCGGCCAACTCCAAGGCGGCGTGGTCAGGTTTGTCGCCGGGCTTGAGGCCGGGGTCAACCGGACGGCGGTCGGGCCCGACGGCGCCCTTTACGTCGGCGGCGTCGGGAGCAGCGGCAACTGGGGTGAGGAGAACAAGCTGTGGTATGGGCTCCAACGCCTTGTCTACAACGGCAAGCCCACCTACGAGATCCTGCGTGCCTCGGCCATGACAAACGGCTTTGAGCTGGAGTTCACCGAGCCGGTGGCCCGCGGCGTCGGCGACACCCCCGGCTACTTCCCCACCCGGCAATGGACGTACGTCGCCACCAGCGAGTACGGCGGGCCGAACATCGACGAGACCTCGTTCCTGCCCCGGTCGGTGACATGGAGCGGCGACCGAAAGAGCGTGTTCCTGGAATACGACGGGCTCAAGGAGGGGTACGTGGTCGACATCCGCGTCCACCCGTCCGTCCTCTCGGCCTCGGGACAAAGCCTGTGGTCGACTGAGATGTTCTACACCCTCAACAAGATCCCGGCGGGCAAGGTCGGCAAGGTCGTCTACGGGCGGCCCCAACCGGCCAACGTGCTCTCTCGCGACGAACAGCGCGAAGGGTTCCAGCTCCTCTTTGACGGGCGGTCTCTGGAACAGTGGCGCGGGTACCGCCGGGCCGACGTGCCTCGGGCCTGGTTCATCGAGGACGGCGGCATCACCGTCGACTCGAGCAAGGGCGACGGCGGCGACCTCGTCACCAAGGAGACCTATGGTGACTTTGAGCTCCGCTTCGAATGGAAGGTCCCCGCACCTGGCACCAACAGCGGGGTCATCTACCGGTGCACGGAAGACCAAGACTACTCGTTCAAGACCGGCCTGGAATACCAGGTGCTCGACAACGAGAAGCACCTTGACGGCCGGAACCCGCTGACCTCGGCCGGGGCCTGCTACGGCCTCTATGCCCCCAGCGGCGACTACACCCGCCCGGTCGGCGAGTGGAACGAGGCGAAGATCGTCTGTAAGGGCGGCAAGGTCGAGCACTGGTTGAACGGCCGTATGGTGCTCAGCTACGACCTTGACTCGCCCGACTTTGCCGAGAAGCTGGCGGCGAGTAAGTTCAAGGGCCTGCCGGGGTTCGCCCGGGCCGGATTCGGCCACATCGCCCTGCAAGACCACGGCGACAAGGCGATGTTCCGCAACCTGAGGATCAAGAAGCTGGCCGACAAGTGA